A part of Lacerta agilis isolate rLacAgi1 chromosome 7, rLacAgi1.pri, whole genome shotgun sequence genomic DNA contains:
- the LOC117049498 gene encoding protocadherin-10-like has protein sequence MPSPDGGGGTPRWVRGSGGTRLSPRLAGCAGSCGRLELLLLLTSCLAPALAPAPAASQLHYSVPEELEHGAFVANIAEDLGLDVSKLSARRFRIVSRAGSKQHLEVNLENGILFVNEKIDREEVCESSGACLLHLQLVIESPLELYRVEVEVLDINDNAPSFPWQEYVLEVTESALPGARFPLESAQDPDVGTNSLRTYRLSPNGFFSLEVQTRSDGSKFAELVLERSLDREQQRSHRVLLTALDGGIPERSGTARVVVTVLDANDNVPVFDQSSYTVSLPEDAPKGTLVIRLNATDLDEGTNGEVEYSFSGHAPPRVRELFSVEPRSGQVRLKGQLDYERANLHELYVQAKDRGPSAVAVHCRVLVHLVDVNDNAPEVTLTSVSTPVLEDAPPGTVIAVISVLDRDSGDNGKVSCEIPPDVPFQLQSSFHNYYTLVTTDPLDREAVPEYNISITARDRGSPALATRKTLTVHVSDINDNAPRFLQPSYSVYVMENNAPGASICSVSALDPDCKQNSYLSYSIADGQIQGMPVATYVSINSDSGHMYALRSLDYEQIRNFQIQVVAQDAGFPPLSSNVTVHVFVLDQNDNAPVIVAPVPRNGSLAVEVVPRSADPGYLVGKVSAVDADAGQNSRLSYQIVQATDSSLFSVALYTGEIRTIRAFLEKDAPRHRLLVQVRDNGQPPLSASVSLLLSVVDSVPEVLSDFSEFPLGPESASSTLTLYLIVSLGSVSFTFLVAIVILTAVKCHKDRLTLQDYGCSLPPCGGGGGDGSCCSCDPSGPPTDIFKNSNHIHNSQVSSGNKGATNCGEGAAVGGPPGYCYKVCLTPESAKSDFMFLKPYSPAPPRNNEKVPDNLPPAPGKTPRLANNSMQPSSQVKQPNTDWLPSKQSTLKSSQSLEDVGGVRRGIQKEHDRLRTLVTPVSELQKAPGASSSIWTPRYAPVYSQHMSPLDYQHNVYIPGTPTMPANKDGPLFLDQEAKNSFSTFGKRKKMTTYCDIHDNMVINNNLK, from the exons ATGCCTTCTCCCGATGGAGGCGGCGGGACTCCCCGCTGGGTGAGGGGTTCAGGGGGGACCCGGCTCAGCCCGAGGCTCGCAGGCTGCGCTGGGAGTTGCGGGAGGTTGGAGCTGTTGCTCCTGCTAACTTCTTGCTTGGCTCCGGCTCTGGCTCCGGCTccagcagccagccagctgcACTACTCGGTGCCCGAGGAACTGGAGCACGGAGCCTTCGTGGCCAACATCGCCGAGGATCTGGGGCTGGATGTATCTAAGCTGTCGGCTAGGCGGTTTCGCATTGTGTCCCGGGCGGGCAGCAAGCAGCACTTGGAGGTGAACCTAGAGAACGGGATCCTCTTTGTCAACGAGAAGATCGATCGCGAGGAGGTGTGCGAGAGCAGCGGGGCCTGCCTCTTGCACCTGCAGCTGGTCATCGAGAGCCCGCTGGAGCTGTACCGCGTCGAGGTGGAGGTGCTGGACATCAACGACAACGCGCCCAGCTTCCCCTGGCAAGAGTATGTGCTGGAGGTGACGGAGTCGGCGCTGCCCGGTGCCCGCTTCCCCCTGGAGAGCGCGCAGGACCCGGACGTGGGCACCAACTCCCTGCGCACTTACCGGCTCAGCCCCAACGGTTTCTTCTCGCTGGAGGTGCAGACCCGCAGTGATGGCAGCAAGTTCGCCGAGCTGGTGCTGGAGAGAAGCCTGGATCGCGAGCAGCAGCGCAGCCACCGGGTCTTGCTGACAGCTTTGGATGGCGGCATCCCCGAGCGCTCCGGCACGGCTAGGGTCGTGGTCACGGTGCTGGACGCCAACGACAACGTGCCCGTCTTCGATCAATCCTCCTACACGGTGAGTCTTCCGGAAGACGCGCCCAAGGGGACTCTGGTCATCAGGCTGAACGCCACCGACTTGGACGAGGGAACCAACGGCGAGGTGGAGTACTCGTTCAGCGGGCACGCTCCGCCGAGGGTCCGAGAGCTCTTCAGCGTGGAGCCCCGCAGCGGGCAGGTGCGCCTGAAGGGTCAGCTGGACTATGAGCGAGCCAACCTGCACGAGCTCTACGTGCAGGCCAAGGACCGCGGCCCCTCCGCCGTCGCGGTCCATTGCCGGGTCTTGGTGCATCTCGTGGATGTCAATGACAACGCGCCGGAGGTGACCCTCACCTCGGTCTCCACGCCCGTCCTGGAGGACGCGCCTCCGGGCACCGTCATCGCTGTGATCAGCGTGCTGGACAGAGACTCCGGGGACAACGGCAAGGTGAGCTGCGAGATCCCTCCGGACGTGCCCTTCCAGCTGCAGTCCTCCTTCCACAACTACTACACCCTGGTGACTACCGACCCCCTGGACCGCGAGGCTGTGCCTGAGTACAACATCAGCATCACGGCTCGAGATCGGGGCAGCCCAGCGCTGGCCACCAGGAAGACGCTGACCGTCCATGTGTCGGACATCAACGACAACGCGCCGCGCTTCCTGCAGCCCTCGTACAGCGTCTATGTGATGGAGAACAACGCGCCCGGGGCGTCCATTTGCTCGGTCAGCGCCCTGGACCCGGACTGCAAGCAGAACTCCTACCTGTCCTACTCCATCGCCGACGGGCAGATCCAGGGCATGCCCGTGGCCACCTACGTCTCCATCAACTCGGACAGCGGGCACATGTACGCGCTGCGCTCGCTGGACTACGAGCAGATCCGCAACTTCCAGATCCAAGTGGTGGCCCAGGACGCCGGCTTCCCCCCGCTCAGCAGCAATGTCACCGTCCACGTCTTCGTGCTGGACCAGAACGACAACGCGCCGGTCATCGTGGCGCCCGTGCCCCGCAACGGCTCGCTGGCCGTGGAGGTGGTGCCCCGCTCGGCAGACCCGGGCTACCTGGTGGGGAAGGTCTCCGCCGTCGACGCGGACGCCGGCCAGAACTCGCGGCTGTCCTACCAGATTGTGCAGGCGACGGACAGCAGCCTCTTCAGCGTGGCCCTGTACACCGGCGAGATCCGCACCATCCGCGCCTTCCTGGAGAAGGACGCGCCCAGGCACCGCCTTCTGGTGCAGGTGCGCGACAACGGGCAGCCACCGCTCTCGGCCTCGGTGTCGCTGCTCCTCTCCGTGGTGGACAGCGTGCCCGAGGTGCTGTCGGACTTCAGCGAGTTCCCGCTAGGGCCGGAGTCCGCCTCTTCCACGCTAACCCTCTACCTGATTGTGTCCCTGGGCTCGGTCTCCTTCACCTTCCTGGTAGCCATCGTCATCCTCACGGCCGTCAAGTGCCACAAGGACCGGCTCACCCTGCAGGACTACGGCTGCTCGCTCCCGCCTTGCGGAGGCGGTGGAGGCGACggcagctgctgctcctgcgaCCCCTCGGGGCCCCCGACGGACATCTTCAAGAACTCCAACCACATCCACAACTCCCAGGTCTCCTCGGGCAACAAAGGGGCCACCAACTGCGGGGAGGGCGCGGCTGTGGGGGGACCTCCTGGCTATTGCTACAAGGTGTGCCTCACCCCGGAGTCGGCCAAGAGCGACTTCATGTTCCTGAAGCCCTACAGCCCGGCCCCTCCCAGGAACAACGAGAAAGTCCCGGACAACTTGCCACCAGCTCCGGGAAAGACGCCCCGCTTGGCCAATAATTCTATGCAGCCCTCCAGCCAG GTGAAACAACCCAATACAGACTGGTTGCCATCTAAGCAATCAACATTGAAGAG TTCACAGAGCCTAGAGGATGTAGGGGGAGTTCGTCGAGGAATCCAGAAGGAACATGACAGGTTGCGCACTTTGGTCACTCCAGTCTCTG AGCTCCAGAAGGCACCTGGTGCCTCAAGCAGCATCTGGACACCTCGGTATGCTCCTGTGTACTCACAGCACATGTCCCCTTTGGATTACCAACACAACGTGTATATTCCGGGGACCCCTACTATGCCTGCCAATAAGGATGGGCCTCTGTTTCTGGATCAGGAAGCCAAAAACAGCTTCTCTACTtttggaaagaggaagaaaatgacCACATATTGCGATATACATGACAACATGGTTATTAACAATAACTTGAAATAA